The Trichosurus vulpecula isolate mTriVul1 chromosome 3, mTriVul1.pri, whole genome shotgun sequence genome includes a window with the following:
- the LOC118843416 gene encoding bactericidal permeability-increasing protein-like isoform X2: MLWLLVVLLGVGTEAVTPGIKMKITQKGLDYGKQVGMEFLKSALLQLPIPDFRGSYSVPLVGHVEYAVTGFQVKTINLGESLVAFAPSSRIKLSMGPAEAEVNSHWSVKVSLIHDSGTLKLSVGDMILVVLLDVGWDGAGRPVVSLAGCSCHVGHLDVTFHGGASWLYNIFTGALEDPIRRELDSKLCKEIQNAVETLERTLQTIPESSHISSLADLDYPLVAAPLITEQSIELDLKGEFYSRDGHKEAPVPPVPFSLREQNDRMLLLGVSDFVANSAAFVYYGAGALSWNLTDDKIPKKFPIHLNTKIFKGLVPELPKRFPDTPMAVQIFARLPPSLQTQSGTLQLLLPGAVQAFILPNGTSPVPVFLLHVDTKASAQIFTSGKNIGASLKLTNFSLTLAHSAVGPFPVDKLETLLNVTLKSAIVPRINRKLKEGFPLPTLPKTSLQDTAINIQEGFLVIATDVQYGA, translated from the exons ATGCTGTGGCTCCTAGTGGTGTTGCTGGGGGTAGGAACGGAGGCAGTAACTCCTGGAATAAAAATGAAGATCACCCAGAAAGGGCTGGATTATG GGAAGCAGGTTGGGATGGAGTTTCTGAAGTCTGCTTTACTGCAGCTGCCCATCCCAGACTTCCGGGGCTCCTATTCAGTCCCCCTGGTGGGCCATGTGGAGTATGCGGTGACGGG GTTCCAAGTAAAGACTATAAATTTGGGGGAGTCTTTGGTTGCATTCGCTCCCAGCTCAAGGATCAAACTATCCATGGGACCTGCGGAGGCCGAAGTCAACAGTCACTGGTCTGTGAAGGTATCATTAAT ACATGACAGTGGAACCCTCAAGCTGAGTGTGGGGGACATGATATTGGTTGTGCTATTAGACGTGGGCTGGGATGGCGCTGGACGTCCGGTCGTGAGCCTTGCAGGCTGTAGCTGCCACGTTGGGCACCTGGATGTCACCTTCCATGGGGGAGCCAG CTGGCTCTATAACATCTTCACTGGAGCCTTGGAGGATCCCATTCGACGGGAATTGGACAGCAAG CTTTGTAAAGAGATCCAGAATGCAGTGGAAACTCTAGAACGAACATTGCAGACCATCCCAG AATCCAGCCACATAAGCTCCCTTGCAGACTTGGACTATCCTCTGGTGGCAGCACCACTGATTACAGAGCAAAGCATTGAACTGGACCTTAAG GGTGAATTTTACAGCCGGGACGGCCACAAAGAAGCCCCAGTGCCCCCTGTTCCATTCTCGCTCCGGGAACAGAATGACCGAATGCTGCTCTTGGGTGTCTCAGACTTCGTGGCCAATTCAGCGGCCTTCGTTTACTATGGGGCAGGGGCGCTGTCCTGGAACCTCACTGATGACAAG ATACCCAAGAAGTTTCCCATACATCTCAACACCAAGATCTTCAAAGGCCTTGTGCCTGAG CTCCCGAAGAGATTCCCGGACACGCCTATGGCCGTGCAGATCTTTGCTCGACTTCCCCCCAGCCTCCAGACTCAGTCGGGCACTTTGCAGCTTCTATTGCCTGGGGCAGTGCAGGCCTTCATTCTGCCCAATGGAACCTCACCTGTACCCGTCTTCCTATTACATGTT GACACCAAAGCCTCAGCCCAGATCTTTACTTCCGGAAAGAATATTGGGGCCTCTCTGAAACTGACTAA CTTCAGCCTGACTCTGGCTCATTCAGCTGTGGGCCCCTTCCCG GTTGACAAGCTAGAGACTCTGCTGAATGTCACTCTGAAGTCGGCCATAGTGCCTAGGATCAACC GAAAACTCAAGGAAGGCTTCCCTCTGCCCACTCTGCCCAAGACCAGCCTTCAAGATACAGCCATCAACATCCAAGAG GGCTTTTTGGTCATTGCCACAGATGTCCAATATGGAGCCTGA
- the LOC118843416 gene encoding bactericidal permeability-increasing protein-like isoform X1 has translation MLWLLVVLLGVGTEAVTPGIKMKITQKGLDYGKQVGMEFLKSALLQLPIPDFRGSYSVPLVGHVEYAVTGFQVKTINLGESLVAFAPSSRIKLSMGPAEAEVNSHWSVKVSLIRHDSGTLKLSVGDMILVVLLDVGWDGAGRPVVSLAGCSCHVGHLDVTFHGGASWLYNIFTGALEDPIRRELDSKLCKEIQNAVETLERTLQTIPESSHISSLADLDYPLVAAPLITEQSIELDLKGEFYSRDGHKEAPVPPVPFSLREQNDRMLLLGVSDFVANSAAFVYYGAGALSWNLTDDKIPKKFPIHLNTKIFKGLVPELPKRFPDTPMAVQIFARLPPSLQTQSGTLQLLLPGAVQAFILPNGTSPVPVFLLHVDTKASAQIFTSGKNIGASLKLTNFSLTLAHSAVGPFPVDKLETLLNVTLKSAIVPRINRKLKEGFPLPTLPKTSLQDTAINIQEGFLVIATDVQYGA, from the exons ATGCTGTGGCTCCTAGTGGTGTTGCTGGGGGTAGGAACGGAGGCAGTAACTCCTGGAATAAAAATGAAGATCACCCAGAAAGGGCTGGATTATG GGAAGCAGGTTGGGATGGAGTTTCTGAAGTCTGCTTTACTGCAGCTGCCCATCCCAGACTTCCGGGGCTCCTATTCAGTCCCCCTGGTGGGCCATGTGGAGTATGCGGTGACGGG GTTCCAAGTAAAGACTATAAATTTGGGGGAGTCTTTGGTTGCATTCGCTCCCAGCTCAAGGATCAAACTATCCATGGGACCTGCGGAGGCCGAAGTCAACAGTCACTGGTCTGTGAAGGTATCATTAAT CAGACATGACAGTGGAACCCTCAAGCTGAGTGTGGGGGACATGATATTGGTTGTGCTATTAGACGTGGGCTGGGATGGCGCTGGACGTCCGGTCGTGAGCCTTGCAGGCTGTAGCTGCCACGTTGGGCACCTGGATGTCACCTTCCATGGGGGAGCCAG CTGGCTCTATAACATCTTCACTGGAGCCTTGGAGGATCCCATTCGACGGGAATTGGACAGCAAG CTTTGTAAAGAGATCCAGAATGCAGTGGAAACTCTAGAACGAACATTGCAGACCATCCCAG AATCCAGCCACATAAGCTCCCTTGCAGACTTGGACTATCCTCTGGTGGCAGCACCACTGATTACAGAGCAAAGCATTGAACTGGACCTTAAG GGTGAATTTTACAGCCGGGACGGCCACAAAGAAGCCCCAGTGCCCCCTGTTCCATTCTCGCTCCGGGAACAGAATGACCGAATGCTGCTCTTGGGTGTCTCAGACTTCGTGGCCAATTCAGCGGCCTTCGTTTACTATGGGGCAGGGGCGCTGTCCTGGAACCTCACTGATGACAAG ATACCCAAGAAGTTTCCCATACATCTCAACACCAAGATCTTCAAAGGCCTTGTGCCTGAG CTCCCGAAGAGATTCCCGGACACGCCTATGGCCGTGCAGATCTTTGCTCGACTTCCCCCCAGCCTCCAGACTCAGTCGGGCACTTTGCAGCTTCTATTGCCTGGGGCAGTGCAGGCCTTCATTCTGCCCAATGGAACCTCACCTGTACCCGTCTTCCTATTACATGTT GACACCAAAGCCTCAGCCCAGATCTTTACTTCCGGAAAGAATATTGGGGCCTCTCTGAAACTGACTAA CTTCAGCCTGACTCTGGCTCATTCAGCTGTGGGCCCCTTCCCG GTTGACAAGCTAGAGACTCTGCTGAATGTCACTCTGAAGTCGGCCATAGTGCCTAGGATCAACC GAAAACTCAAGGAAGGCTTCCCTCTGCCCACTCTGCCCAAGACCAGCCTTCAAGATACAGCCATCAACATCCAAGAG GGCTTTTTGGTCATTGCCACAGATGTCCAATATGGAGCCTGA
- the LOC118843416 gene encoding bactericidal permeability-increasing protein-like isoform X3, with amino-acid sequence MLWLLVVLLGVGTEAVTPGIKMKITQKGLDYGKQVGMEFLKSALLQLPIPDFRGSYSVPLVGHVEYAVTGFQVKTINLGESLVAFAPSSRIKLSMGPAEAEVNSHWSVKVSLIRHDSGTLKLSVGDMILVVLLDVGWDGAGRPVVSLAGCSCHVGHLDVTFHGGASWLYNIFTGALEDPIRRELDSKLCKEIQNAVETLERTLQTIPESSHISSLADLDYPLVAAPLITEQSIELDLKGEFYSRDGHKEAPVPPVPFSLREQNDRMLLLGVSDFVANSAAFVYYGAGALSWNLTDDKIPKKFPIHLNTKIFKGLVPEDTKASAQIFTSGKNIGASLKLTNFSLTLAHSAVGPFPVDKLETLLNVTLKSAIVPRINRKLKEGFPLPTLPKTSLQDTAINIQEGFLVIATDVQYGA; translated from the exons ATGCTGTGGCTCCTAGTGGTGTTGCTGGGGGTAGGAACGGAGGCAGTAACTCCTGGAATAAAAATGAAGATCACCCAGAAAGGGCTGGATTATG GGAAGCAGGTTGGGATGGAGTTTCTGAAGTCTGCTTTACTGCAGCTGCCCATCCCAGACTTCCGGGGCTCCTATTCAGTCCCCCTGGTGGGCCATGTGGAGTATGCGGTGACGGG GTTCCAAGTAAAGACTATAAATTTGGGGGAGTCTTTGGTTGCATTCGCTCCCAGCTCAAGGATCAAACTATCCATGGGACCTGCGGAGGCCGAAGTCAACAGTCACTGGTCTGTGAAGGTATCATTAAT CAGACATGACAGTGGAACCCTCAAGCTGAGTGTGGGGGACATGATATTGGTTGTGCTATTAGACGTGGGCTGGGATGGCGCTGGACGTCCGGTCGTGAGCCTTGCAGGCTGTAGCTGCCACGTTGGGCACCTGGATGTCACCTTCCATGGGGGAGCCAG CTGGCTCTATAACATCTTCACTGGAGCCTTGGAGGATCCCATTCGACGGGAATTGGACAGCAAG CTTTGTAAAGAGATCCAGAATGCAGTGGAAACTCTAGAACGAACATTGCAGACCATCCCAG AATCCAGCCACATAAGCTCCCTTGCAGACTTGGACTATCCTCTGGTGGCAGCACCACTGATTACAGAGCAAAGCATTGAACTGGACCTTAAG GGTGAATTTTACAGCCGGGACGGCCACAAAGAAGCCCCAGTGCCCCCTGTTCCATTCTCGCTCCGGGAACAGAATGACCGAATGCTGCTCTTGGGTGTCTCAGACTTCGTGGCCAATTCAGCGGCCTTCGTTTACTATGGGGCAGGGGCGCTGTCCTGGAACCTCACTGATGACAAG ATACCCAAGAAGTTTCCCATACATCTCAACACCAAGATCTTCAAAGGCCTTGTGCCTGAG GACACCAAAGCCTCAGCCCAGATCTTTACTTCCGGAAAGAATATTGGGGCCTCTCTGAAACTGACTAA CTTCAGCCTGACTCTGGCTCATTCAGCTGTGGGCCCCTTCCCG GTTGACAAGCTAGAGACTCTGCTGAATGTCACTCTGAAGTCGGCCATAGTGCCTAGGATCAACC GAAAACTCAAGGAAGGCTTCCCTCTGCCCACTCTGCCCAAGACCAGCCTTCAAGATACAGCCATCAACATCCAAGAG GGCTTTTTGGTCATTGCCACAGATGTCCAATATGGAGCCTGA